In the genome of Oscarella lobularis chromosome 1, ooOscLobu1.1, whole genome shotgun sequence, one region contains:
- the LOC136199506 gene encoding leucine-rich repeat-containing protein 58-like: MEASSSRTLSNRALSALEPSHTTDADRVERLDLTRNHFDVLPKEIAAFRFLRHLDVSRNAIRVFDDAIVQLGVLRTLDARENRLDSLPNDFERLVALEELNLSGNRFDAFPRQLFAMPNVRDLQLGGNEIEIVPKEIGEMIGLRHLYLGGNRLTALPPSLSQLLNLETLHVNKNRIEALPPELKLLSKLETLSLHDNRLESLPAGFLSFVKLRNISLRDNPLCSRFVRDHAFEVPSLLELAGRAVKHYNMGYGPRDIPRTLVTYLDSAKCCDNPKCRGVYFSSHVRHVKFVDFCGKYSLPLMHFLCSECLNESSGSSGSEDEEEEAKKLKKVLLG; this comes from the exons ATGGAAGCGTCGAGTAGCCGCACGCTCTCGAATCGAGCGCTCAGCGCTCTCGAACCGTCTCACACGACCGACGccgatcgcgtcgaacgtCTCGATCTCACTCGAAACCATTTCGACGTACTACCGAAGGAAATCGCCGCATTTCGCTTCCTTCGTCACCTCGACGTGTCGCGCAACGCGAttcgcgttttcgacgacgcaatCGTGCAGCTGGGCGTCCTTCGGACGCTCGACGCGCGTGAAAATCGCCTCGATTCGCTGCCGAACGATTTCGAACGACTCGTCGCGCTCGAGGAGCTCAATCTGAGCggaaatcgattcgacgcgtttcCGCGACAGCTTTTCGCCATGCCGAACGTGCGCGATCTACAACTGGGCGGAAAtgaaatcgaaatcgtccCGAAAGAAATCGGAGAAATGATAGG CTTGAGACATTTGTATCTGGGCGGAAATCGGCTCACGGCACTTCCTCCCAGTCTCAGTCAACTTCTCAACTTGGAAACGTTGCACGTGAAcaaaaatcgaatcgaagcgCTTCCTCCCGAACTCAAATTGCTTTCGAAACTCGAAACGCTTAGTCTCCATGACAACCGATTGGAATCTCTTCCCGCCGGCTTCCTCAGTTTTGTCAAATTACGAAACATCAGTTTGAGAGATAATCCCCTATGCTCTCGTTTCGTGCGCGACCACGCCTTCGAAGTCCCTTCGCTATTAGAGCTAGCCGGTCGAGCCGTGAAGCATTATAATATGGGCTATGGTCCCCGTGATATTCCAAGAACGCTGGTGACGTACTTGGACAGTGCAAAGTGCTGTGACAATCCCAAGTGTCGGGGCGTCTATTTCAGCTCCCACGTGCGGCATGTCAAATTTGTGGACTTCTGCGGGAAGTACAGTCTGCCTTTGATGCACTTTTTGTGCAGCGAGTGCTTGAACGAATCCAGTGGCAGTAGTGGAAGTGaggatgaagaggaagaggcaaagaaactgaagaaagtTCTACTAGGatag
- the LOC136199503 gene encoding conserved oligomeric Golgi complex subunit 8-like: MADDEEESELITLLSTSLKEKWLRDPDFLVYVNDLCAMGIERLALEPNRLAEERHQILERTQDLAFENYKTFVETAECSREIYQDFNCAEGAVEKLLDQLPEFRAKCGEFEKKAQEIASRRKLNTALLARHTHLLEILEIPQLMDTCVRNAYYEEALELSAHVRQLERKHSGIAIMQGIVSDVKRSVQLMLTQLLQQLRANIQLPQCLKVIGYLRRLDAFSEAELRIKFLQARDAWFQGVLSKIPIDDAYQHASKTMEVSRVHLFDIITQYRAIFSDDEHASLTRHAQSDGNLAGIFHSWVIRKVTSFLRTLEWDLDRGVGGRLDSLLGQCMYFGLSLGRVGADFRSLAAPLFQNAALEAFETAIETAQEKFVATMKRYTLTSVPGLLSTPSSSNSLPLSPPHSILNHPPLARITNAILTALNDLRACAPISIALAVVRRIDSALRSVVASVAEYSRSQGNALDAEEKRLLRDMCLCVANDFLPFVSRCVETIYPRERLLAHLGRKSSRTKQFSPNNVSRSESPTTVAIEVEELLNPLADLLVDASPSGLLPGENVSTSVAAAGGSGSKSEVEERVLTADYVTSGPLADLDSELEGGQGGGGNE, translated from the exons ATggctgacgacgaagaagaatcggAACTGATAACTCTGCTTTCGACGAGTCTAAAAG AGAAGTGGCTTCGCGATCCCGATTTCCTCGTCTACGTGAACGATCTGTGCGCAATGGGAATCGAGCGACTAG CTCTAGAACCCAATCGACTCGCCGAAGAACGCCATCAGATCCTCGAACGAACGCAGGATCTCGCATTCGAGAATTACaagacgttcgtcgaaacggcggAATGCTCGCGCGAGATTTATCAAGAT TTCAATTGCGCTGAAGGCGCCGTCGAAAAGTTGCTGGATCAACTTCCGGAATTCCGCGCCAAGTGCGGGgaattcgaaaagaaagcgcAAGAAATTGCCTCGAG GCGTAAACTAAACACGGCTCTTCTGGCGAGGCACACCCATCTGCTGGAGATATTGGAGATACCGcag TTAATGGACACGTGCGTGAGGAATGCGTACTACGAAGAGGCATTGGAATTGTCGGCTCACGTGCGTCAGCTTGAACGAAAACATAGCGGAATCGCTATTATGCAA GGTATTGTGTCCGATGTCAAACGATCGGTGCAGCTCATGCTCACGCAGCTGCTTCAGCAATTGCGCGCCAATATCCAATTGCCTCAGTGTCTCAAGGTAATTGGCTACCTGAGGCGATTGGACGCCTTTAGCGAGGCTGAATTGCGCATAAAGTTTCTGCAA GCTCGCGATGCGTGGTTTCAAGGTGTTCTTAGCAAAATTCCGATTGATGACG CCTATCAACACGCGAGCAAAACGATGGAAGTGAGTCGCGTGCATCTTTTCGACATCATAACGCAGTATcgcgcgattttctccgacgacgaacacgCGTCGCTGACGAGACATGCGCAGAGCGACGGCAATTTGGCGGGCATATTTCACAGCTGGGTCATACGAAAA GTGACCTCATTTCTAAGAACCCTTGAATGGGATCTTGACCGCGGCGTGGGAGGAAGGTTGGACTCCCTACTGGGCCAGTGCATGTACTTCGGTTTATCGCTGGGGCGCGTCGGCGCCGACTTTCGCTCCCTCGCCGCGCCTCTGTTCCAGAACGCCGCTCTGGAAGCGTTCGAAACAGCTATAGAGACGGCGCAAGAAAA ATTCGTAGCCACGATGAAACGATACACGCTAACGTCCGTCCCGGGTCTCCTAagcacgccgtcgtcatcaaaCTCCCTTCCCCTCTCCCCACCCCACTCAATCCTAAATCACCCTCCCTTAGCTCGAATAACGAACGCAATTCTCACCGCTCTCAACGATTTGCGAGCATGCGCGCCAATCTCGAtcgctctcgccgtcgtGAGACGAATCGACTCGGCGCtccgaagcgtcgtcgcctccgtAGCCGAGTACAGTAG ATCGCAAGGAAATGCCTTAGATGCCGAAGAGAAGCGGCTACTTCGCGACATGTGTTTATGCGTTGCCAACGATTTTCTACCGTTTGTATCCCGTTGCGTCGAGACGATATATCCGCGCGAACGTCTTCTCGCTCACCTCGGTCGCAAATCCTCTCGAACGAAGCAATTTTCCCCGAACAATGTCAGCAGATCCGAATCCCCGACGACGGTTGCGATCGAAGTCGAGGAGCTGCTGAATCCGCTAGCGGACCTCCTCGTGGACGCCAGCCCTTCCGGATTGCTTCCGGGTGAAAACGTGTCGACGTCGGTAGCCGCGGCCGGCGGCAGTGGCAGTAAAAGCGAAGTGGAGGAAAGAGTTCTGACCGCAGACTACGTAACATCGGGACCGCTAGCTGACCTAGACTCTGAACTGGAAGGTGGACAAGGTGGTGGCGGGAACGAATGA
- the LOC136199505 gene encoding ETS translocation variant 5-like: MRGFPEDSQRLSSAQNSASGSYPQQQQQLASYYDLYAPYNPCAATVAHEASTASALATPHYSDYGCEYEYPAYPAYEAPPIKVERTTDCLWEGTQYMDMDLEPPAAIAPLAVAEPNPEQESIISSIVNGMITGSDIDDDESSIFLPIVKPEDECEDCGGVKVGGGASDDDALPTPPYEHQALGQQSPESTIDDMGHAQVDLGLHSAAHLSEFLRHGQDSVHTLMSHTGMPHSPPATPHSPVGTTTRDTPTAATSVASPYLMPPPAYASSLASSVADTGSRSPTAVAVAASAGGGSFLASPSPSGNPFEVKFPKKTGTPLLWQFLLNLLESDQGTGIISWINRTSLEFKITEPTEVAKRWGKIKNRPAMNYEKLSRSLRGYYLKGIMEKVVGEQYAYRFKCHPDVLCMALGARDASTGQPLI, encoded by the exons ATGCGCGGATTTCCCGAGGACAGTCAACGTTTATCGAGCGCACAAAACAGCGCCAGCGGCTCTTACCcgcaacagcaacagcagttG GCCTCCTACTACGATCTCTACGCGCCGTATAACCCGTgcgccgccaccgtcgcaCACGAAGCGTCGACGGCAAGTGCGTTGGCGACTCCTCACTACTCTGACTACGGTTGCGAGTACGAATATCCAGCCTATCCGGCGTACGAAGCGCCTCCTATCAAAG TCGAACGAACGACCGACTGCCTCTGGGAGGGCACGCAATACATGGACATGGACTTGGAGCCCCCAGCCGCGATCGCGcccctcgccgtcgccgaaccGAACCCCGAACAGGAGAGCATCATATCGTCGATCGTCAACGGAATGATCACGGGTagcgacatcgacgacgacgagagcagCATCTTTCTTCCGATCGTCAAGCCCGAAGACGAATGCGAGGATTGCGGCGGCGTAAaggtcggcggcggcgccagcgacgacgacgcgctaCCGACGCCGCCGTACGAACACCAAGCGTTGGGTCAACAAAGCCCCGAGTCGACTATCGACGATATGGGACACGCCCAAG TCGATCTCGGTCTCCATTCGGCCGCCCACCTGAGCGAGTTTCTTCGCCACGGTCAAGACTCCGTTCACACGCTCATGAGTCATACGGGAATGCCGCACAGTCCACCGGCAACGCCTCATTCGCCCgtcggaacgacgacgcgggaCACGCCTACCGCTGCGACGAGCGTCGCTTCACCGTATCTCATGCCGCCGCCCGCgtacgcgtcgtcgctcgccaGCTCCGTCGCCGATACCG GAAGCCGCAGTCCTACCGCCGTCGCAGTCGCCGCGTCGGCTGGCGGTGGATCGTTTCTGGCTTCTCCTTCGCCTTCCGGGAATCCGTTCGAAGTCAAGTTTCCGAAAA AAACTGGAACTCCTCTCTTGTGGCAATTCCTTCTCAATCTCCTCGAATCGGACCAGGGCACGGGCATCATATCGTGGATCAATCGGACTTCGCTCGAGTTCAAAATCACCGAACCCACGGAGGTAGCGAAGCGATGGGGAAAGATCAAGAATCGGCCGGCGATGAATTATGAGAAGTTGAGTCGTTCCCTTCGCGGCTACTACTTGAAGGGAATAATGGAAAAGGTCGTCGGCGAGCAATACGCCTATCGATTTAAGTGCCATCCCGATGTGCTCTGCATGGCTCTTGGGGCTCGCGACGCCTCCACGGGCCAACCCTTGATTTGA
- the LOC136199504 gene encoding dual specificity tyrosine-phosphorylation-regulated kinase 1A-like: MSYDSLGGSTIQSHAKSYAMSSTSRLLRSGGPAPAPTGATAPSFASTRESVEMKDVSTPAAGSSSVGASYRDPSDAPLRKVTANLIKTYKQINEVYYARKRQRQQERETSANKKILLNDGYDDEHYDYIVRNGEKWMDRYEIVSLIGKGSFGQVVKAFDDQDKDYVAIKIIKNKKPFLNQAKIEVKLLELINKYDTEGKYYVVRLKRHFVFRRHLCLVFELLSFNLYDLLRNTNFRGVSLNLTRKFAHQLCTALLFLSSPELNIIHCDLKPENILLCNPKRSAIKIVDFGSSCQLGSRIYQYIQSRFYRSPEVLLGVAYDMAIDMWSLGCILVEMHTGEPLFSGANEFDQMCKIVEVLGIPATPFLDQGAKTRKYFEKNSDGSYSVKRSRDSRKEYKSPGKRRLHDILGCETGGPGGRRQGEAGHSLPDYLKFKDLIMRMLEFDPKRRITPAEALKHSFFKKTADEATNTAAAGGPIGVPLSPDYSGGVADSRLVRECDRPVAPHAQLNSQDGGGGGSGGRGSGGDDASPMVGVVVQN; this comes from the exons ATGTCGTACGACAGTTTGGGCGGATCGACGATACAATCGCACGCGAAATCGTACgcaatgtcgtcgacgtcgcgattgTTGCGAAGCGGGGGCCCCGCCCCCGCTCCGACAGGAGCGACCGCGCCCTCGTTCGCATCTACGCGCGAATCGGTCGAAATGAAAGACGTTTCGACGCCCGCCGCcggatcgtcgtccgtcggGGCCTCCTATCGGGATCCGAGCGACGCGCCGCTTCGAAAGGTCACCGCGAATCTCATAAAAACGTATAAGCAGATCAACGAG GTGTACTACGCGCGAAAGCGTCAACGTCAACAGGAACGCGAAACGAGCGCGAataagaaaattcttctcaacgacggctacgacgacgagcatTACGACTATATCGttcgaaacggcgaaaagTGGATGGATCGGTACGAAATCGTGAGTCTAATCGGCAAGGGATCGTTCGGACAG GTCGTCAAGGCGTTCGACGATCAGGATAAGGACTACGTCGCTATTAAAATCATTAAGAATAAGAAGCCGTTTTTGAATCAGGCGAAAATCGAGGTGAAATTACTAGAATTGATCAATAAATATGATACGGAGGGAAAATATTACgtcg TTCGTCTAAAACGACATTTTgtatttcgacgtcatctctGTCTCGTCTTCGAGCTTCTTTCATTCAATTTGTACGATCTGTTGCGGAATACGAATTTTCGCGGCGTTTCGCTCAATTTGACGCGAAAGTTTGCTCATCAGCTCTGCACCGCACTGCTCTTTCTCTCGTCACCCGAGCTGAATATTATTCACTGCGATTTAAAACCGGAGAATATTTTATTATGTAATCCCAAACGGAGTGCAATTAAAATAGTCGATTTTGGAAGTTCATGCCAATTAGGAAGTAGG ATATATCAGTATATACAGAGTCGATTTTATCGTTCACCCGAAGTTCTATTGGGCGTCGCCTACGACATGGCAATTGATATGTGGAGTCTCGGCTgcattctcgtcgaaatgcACACGGGCGAACCCCTCTTCAGCGGAGCAAACGaa TTCGATCAAATGTGTAAGATCGTCGAAGTCCTCGGCATTCCCGCCACCCCGTTCCTCGACCAAGGCGCGAAAACCCGGAAGTACTTCGAAAAGAACTCCGACGGGTCTTACTCAGTAAAACGCTCACGTGACAGCAGAAAA GAATACAAATCCCCGGGCAAACGTCGCCTTCACGACATTCTCGGCTGCGAGACGGGCGGCCCGGGTggtcgtcgtcaaggcgaAGCGGGCCACTCCCTCCCAGACTATTTAAAATTTAAAGATCTCATAATGCGCATGCTCGAGTTCGATCCCAAGCGACGCATCACGCCGGCGGAAGCGTTGAAGCAcagcttcttcaaaaagaccgccgacgaggcgacgaacACTGCCGCGGCCGGGGGCCCCATTGGGGTCCCGTTGTCGCCGGACTATagcgggggcgtggccgaTAGTAGATTAGTGCGTGAGTGCGATCGACCCGTTGCGCCGCATGCGCAGTTGAATAGTCAGGACGGTGGCGGCGGGGGATCGGGTGGGCGTGGCAGTGGCGGGGACGATGCCTCTCCTATGGTTGGGGTCGTGGTGCagaattag